Within Bifidobacterium dentium JCM 1195 = DSM 20436, the genomic segment CCAACTGGTCAACGGCCAATATGACGTGCGGCACCCGTTCCAAATCGTGTGGAACTGGATCACCGGCTGGTTCATACAGCCATTCGTGAAGCTGAAAGGTTTCTTCGAGCCATGTGCAATCCTGTTCGCCCGATTCGCCACCGCATCGGGAAAGCGCTCGAAAGCCCGCGAAATCGGCATGGCCCTGCTTGTTTCGATTCCCGTGCTGTTGGCGATCGTCCCGCTGCTGGCGGACGCCGACCTCGTGTTCCGATATGAGCTGGCGAACGTTTTCGGGCACATCGACCCGACGGATTTCATCCTTCATGCGACCATCGTTCTTCTGCCATGGCCGTTCCTATGCTCGCTGCTCATCGGACTTGATGGCAAGCCCGCATCGCCGCTCCCGGAACGCCGCATCACATTGGGCACGACAACGACCATCGTGGTATTGCTGATGACGTTGCTCGTATACGCGTTGTTCTGCGTGGTGCAATTCCGCTTTCTGTTTGCGGGATTGTTCATGAACGGCTCTATCGCATTGCCTGACGGACTGACCTACAGCGACTACGCGCGCAGCGGCTTCTTCCAGCTGCTGACGGTCACGGCGATCAATCTGACCATCTTCGCAGTTGCGCTCACCTTCACGCCGCGCACACGTTCATTGACGGTCTCGCTGATCGCGTTGATGACGGAGACCGCCATCATGCTCGTTTCTGCGACGTTGCGCCTCGGCCTGTATATTGACGCATACGGGTTGACATGGCTGCGCTATGTCTCGATGACGTTCATCGCACTACTGGCAGTCGCGATCCTGCTGTGCCTGGTCCGACTGAAAGTGCAGCGCCTTCCGTTGACCGCAACGCTCGTCGCGCTGTTCATCGTCTGGTATGTGGCGCTTGGCTTCAGCAATCCCTACTGGATATGCGAAACCTACAACGCATTCCACGGCTTTGGTACAGTCGCATCGATTCAGCCGATTCGTTGACCGCCGCACTTCCTGCGCAGGGATTCATGCATGACGATCATGAGCACAAGGAAAACGACCAGATACCACGGGAACAAGGTGATGGTGACATGCTGTGCGATCAGGCCGAACACCGGCGGCATGCACATCGACCCGACATAGGCGCAGGCCATCTGCATGCCGACGATGGCCTGCGACTTGTCTTCGCCGAAATACGTCGGCGTGGAGTGGATGACGCACGGATAAATCGGCGCGCAGCCGAGTCCGACGACCATCAGACCGACAATGGTGCCAAGATGCTGCGGCAACGGTAGCAACATGACCACAACGCCAAGCAACACAAGGACCTGCCCCATGCGAATCATGGTCGGATCGTTGAATTTCATGGTGACGAAACCGCTCAGCAAACGACCAACGGTGATGCCGATGCAGAACAGACTGGCCCACATGGCCGCCGTGGTCTTGTCGATGCCCTTGCCGAGTGCCATGTAGCTGCTGGCCCATAGCATGGCGGTCTGTTCCAGTGCGCAATAGCAGAAGAACATGATGAGAATCTCGCGTGCGCCGCGGATGGCAAGCACCCCTCGAATGCCAAGTGGTTCGCGAGATGGCTCCTGGGCAAGCCCTTCGGCGGCGGATTGCTCAGTGATGTCTGCCGAAGGTTCCGTCTCAATGCTTTGCGGTTGCGGAACCCGTTGTTTCCATAACGGCAGGCTGAAAATCAATATGGCCGTCAAGACGATCTGCAGGATGGAGATGTAACGATACCCCCATGACCAGCCTTGTCCCGCATTCAACGCATATCCCATGATGTATGGGCCCGTCAGCGCACCAATACCCCACATGGCGTGCAACCAGCTCATGTGGTGGCTTTCGTAATGGATGGCCACGTAATTGTTGAGGGCCGCATCCACGCCGCCGGCACCGAGGCCATATGGAACGGCGAACAGGATCAGCACCCAATAGCTCGGGGCCATGGAGAATCCGAACAGGGCCAGTGCGGTCAATGCCACCGATATGGCGGTGACCTTGCCGGCGCCGAATCGCAGGGTCATACGATCCGACATCAATGCGGAGACGATGGTACCTGCCGAAATGACCATGGAAATGCCGCCCGCCCATGATACGGGAGCGCCCAGATCGGTACTCATGGTGGGCCATGCGGCACCAAGTACGGCATCGGGCAGGCCAAGGCTGATGAAGGCCACGTAGATTACGGCAAGTAGGAGATTGACCAATCTCGTCTCCTTTGGCGACATACGGTTACGACAACGTTTTCTCGACTAGTATTCTAGACACATCTATCTACCGATCGGTAACCAGTGGCTTGCATTATCGTTCGGGAAAATTTCAGTGTCCACCGGCATGCCCGATGCGGCGGAACCGGACCGGACGACGATCAGGTATCGATCTTGGAACGGTCGAAATCATCGGCGTTCTCGACGATGAACGCCTTGCGCGGCGGCACGTCATCGCCCATGAGCAGACTGAAGATCTCGTTGGCCTGTTCGGCGTCCTCCATGCGGATACGGCGCAGCATGCGCGTACGCGGATCCATGGTGGTGTCGGCGAGCTGGTCGGCATCCATCTCACCCAAGCCCTTGTAGCGCTGAATGTCATCGTTATAGGCGATATGTTTGCGCTCGAGCTCGGAAAGTTTGCCGGCCAGCTCGTCATCGGAATAGGTATAGATGTACTCGCCCTTATGCGCGCCGGTCAGGGCGATGCGATGCAATGGCGGAACGGCGGCATACACGTGACCGTGCTCGATGAGTGGACGCATGTAGCGGTAGAACAGCGTGAGCAGCAGAATGCGGATATGCGCGCCATCGACATCGGCATCGGTCATCATGATGATTTTGTTGTATCGTGCCTGCTCGATATCGAAACTGGCCCCGGAACCCGCGCCGACCACCTGAATGATGGCTGCGCATTCCTTGTTCGACAGCATTTGCGCCAGTGAGGCCTTCTGCACGTTGAGAATCTTGCCTCGAATCGGCAACAACGCCTGGAAACCGGAGTTTCGTGCGGCCTTGGCGGTGCCCAATGCGGAATCGCCCTCGACGATGAACAGTTCCGCCACATCATCGTTGCCCGGTTGGCAATCAGACAGTTTCGGCGGCATGGAAGCGGATTCGAGCGCATTCTTACGGCGGGTGACCTCTTTGGTCTTACGCGCCTGAATGCGGGCGTGCATCTCACCGACGATCTTTTCAAGTACGCGGCCGGATTGCTCCTTGTAGCCACGCTTGGAACCGGTGATCATCTCGCCGAACTGCCTGTCGGTCATGCGGGTGACGATCGGTTTGACCTGCGCGGTACCCAGCACATCCTTGGTCTGCCCCTGGAACTGGGGTTCGGCGATACGTACGGTCACCACGGCCACGAGGCCGGCCATGATGTCGTCGCGCTCGACCTTCATGTTGGAATCCTTGAGATTCACCTTGAGTTTGCGCGCGTTGTCCTCCACGGCCTTGCGGATCTGTTTGGTGATGCCTTGCAGGAAACCATCCACATGCATACCGCCGCCGGGAGTTTCGACCACGTTCACGAAGCTGCGCATGGTGGTGTCGTAACCGTCGGTCCAACGCATGGCGATATCGACGGCACAGTCGCGGGTGACCTTCTGCGCGTGCAGTTCGCCGCCTTCGCCTACGGCCTGGGTCTCCTCGACATAAGTGTCGTCACCGGTGATGCGCCAAATGTCGGAGACCGCCTCGCCTTTGGAGAGGAAGTCGACGAAGTCCTTCACCCCACCGTTGTGGCAGAATTCCTCGACACGCGCGTGACCGTAGCGCTGTCGCGCCGGTTGCGACGGTTGCTCCGGTTGCTCATCACCGGTAGCGTTCTCTGGGCTCTCAACTTCGTCGGCATTGTCTACCGCTACTTCATCGAAGCCTTCGATCGCCGATCCGATATTATCCGTATCGTCCACCTCGTCCGTAGCGTCCACCACGGCATCCGACGTTCCGTCCGCCGGTACGTCGATCTCCCGCATTTCGTCGATGGATTCGTCACCGGTTTCGGGAATATTCTCGTCAATGACGGTGATTTTCAGTCCCGGTACCAGAAAACTGGTCTGGCGTACACGGTCGATAAGCTGCTCATAACTGAATTCGGCGGTGTCATTGAAGATTTCCGGATCGGCCCAATATCGGATACGGGTACCGGTGGTCTTCGGACTGACCTTGCCGATGATCTCCAACTCGGTCGGACGGTTCTTGCGCGTGCGTTTGAACGGCGAATCGGGAGACGGATGCTCCGGATCCGCATCGGCGTACACACCGGGATGTCCCTGGTGGAACGACATGTGATGCGTTTTGCCGTCACGATCCACTTCGACGTCAAGTCGGGAGCTCAAAGCGTTGACCACCGAAGAGCCCACGCCATGCAAACCGCCGGAAGCGCCATAGGAGGAATTGCCGAACTTCGCGCCGGCGTGAAGCTTGGTGAGCACCACTTCCACGCCGGTAAGCTTGGTTTTCGGTTCCACGTCGACGGGAATGCCGCGGCCGTTGTCGGCGACTTCGACGGAACCATCGGAATGCAACGTCACGACAATATGGTTGCAGGCACCGGCAAGGGCCTCATCGACGGAGTTGTCGATGATCTCCCACAGACAGTGCATCAGACCCTGGCTGTCGGTCGTGCCGATGTACATGCCCGGACGCTTGCGCACCGCGTCCAGACCTTCCAGCACGGTTAGGCTGCCTGCGCCGTAATTATCCTTGGCCATACTCCTCATTCCACGGTTGTGTCGGTTACACGAGAGAAGTCGGGAAATCCACTTCTTTCAGGGATTTCCCGACTTCGTCCATACGTTTTTCCGTTCGAATCACTGATCCAGGAAGTCGCGTAGCGTCTGCGAACGGGACGGGTGGCGCAGCTTCGACATGGTCTTGGATTCGATCTGGCGAATACGTTCACGGGTCACGCCGTACACACGGCCGATATCATCCAATGTCTTCGGCTGGCCGTCTTCCAAGCCGTAACGCATCTTGATAACGCCGGCTTCACGCGGAGACAGGGTTTCGAGCACCTGCTTGAACTGCTCCTGCAGCAACGAGAAGGCGACCGCATCGGACGGTGCGATGGCGTCGGTATCCTCAATCAGATCGCCGAACTCGGAATCGCCATCCTCACCCAGCGGGGTGTGCAGCGAAATCGGCTCACGCCCGTACTTCTGCACTTCCTGCACCTTCTCGACAGGCATATCGAGCTCGCGCGCCAGTTCATCCGGCGTAGGCTCACGACCCAGATCCTGCAGCATCTGACGTTGCACACGGGACAGCTTGTTGATGACCTCGACCATATGCACGGGCACACGTATGGTGCGGGCCTGATCGGCCATGGCTCGGGTGATGGCCTGACGGATCCACCACGTCGCATAGGTGGAGAACTTGAAGCCCTTCTTCCAATCGAACTTCTCGACGGCACGAATCAGGCCCAGGTTGCCTTCCTGGATCAGATCGAGGAACAACATACCACGGCCGGTGTAACGCTTGGCAAGCGACACCACCAGTCGAAGGTTGGCCTCCAGCAGATGGTCCTTGGCCTTCTTGCCGTCATTCGCCGCCCACTTGAGCTCACGCCTACGCTTGAAATCCATCTGACTGGCCTCGGTGTCCAACAGATGCTGGGCATACAGGCCAGCTTCGATACGTTCGGACAGGTCGACTTCCTGTTCCGCATTCAGCAGGCTTACGCGTCCGATCTGCTTCAGGTAGTCCTTGACCGGATCGGCGGTGGCGCCGGCAGCGATTACACGACGCTTCGGGTTGCCGGACGGAGTCAGATTGTCGTCGTCATCATCATCTCGCACGACGAAAGCGCCCTTTTCCTTGGGCTCCTCAGGCTTCTTGCGTTCCTCGTCGTCCTCATCCTCGTCATCTTCAGGCTCGGATTCCTCATCCTCGTCGAGATCGGCCTCATCGTCTTCCGCGTCGACGTCGTCGAGATCATCGTCGAAATCGTCGAGATCGGCCTCATCGACCTGATCCTCTTCGCCATCAAGGGTATCTTCGTCCTCGATCGGCTCCTCCTGCCTCTTGGCGGGAGCTTTCTTCTTCGCGGTAGTCTTACGCGGGGTCTTCGTGGCCGGGGTCTTCTTGTCCGCAGCTTTCTTGGTGGATGCCTTGCGCGAGGGGGCTTTCTTCGTGGAGGTGGTCTTATCGGTCAGATCAGCCTGTTCAGTGCTCGCCGTCGTTTCCTTAGTGGCCAAACTTATCCTCCTGCATGATCCTGCCGGAAGCACGTACCACACGGGCCCACTTCTGGCAAGGGCAAATCGTCAACTATGTGAGTAAACCATCTTCCAAGGACGATTATTCCCCAATCGGCGAAGTCCCCCAGCGCCATTCATTCGACTCACGGTGTGTCGCCTATGGTTTCACCGATCCACGCCGGACCGACATGCCGATGCACGGCCGAGCAGACTATCGCTGCCAGCGAACACCCCTCATCGATCGCGAGGGCGCGCATCGCGCACGGCATGGCGCGATCGTCTCCCAGCCACCACAGGACGTAACTGGTTACCGCCAGCGGCTGCACATGGTAGGACTCCGGCACCATCGCGATGATATCGAGCAACATGCCAATGCCACGGCCACAACGCGCCATATCGGGATGCGTGGCGGCATCATGGAACGATGCGCTGAGCAACTCCTCCAGACGACGCGCATTGCGCGGCAGCATGGGCCGTGAAGCGAAGTCGAGCAGAAACTCACGCGGGCAACGTTCCTCATCGATGATGATCGAGATCAACAGGGCATCACGAATGGCCAGGGTCCGGCTCATACCGACCGCGAGCGCGGCCATGTCCGCCCGACCGAGATCGCCTCCGCACCGTAGCGTCTCCATCCAATGATCGAGTGGCTCCCGCAAATACATGCGAATGGCGTCACACATACCCTGCTCCCTGCAATGTTCACGAAGTATTCGACCCGTGGCGTCCAGTTCCCGTTCGGAAAATGGCATGGGGCGTTCGCCGTCGTCCGTTTGTGATGTCCGCGGCTCCTGCACGCGCGAACATGGGCCACGTTCCTGCCCATACCCGCACTTCCTGCCATCGTTGCCATCGTTCACACCGTCCATGTCATGAACCTCCTCGGTCGTTCTCGGTTTTCGGGTCCTAACAGGCCCTTGGAAGGCACTATGCCGTATCGCACGGCTTCATCCGTTCTTTTTCCGCCCCTGTGGTCGGAGGATGCGCCCCTCGGCGTTTCGTAACGGTTTTTTTCCGTGGCAGGCGTTGCGAATATTGAGATTCGCTCTTGTCGAAAGGCTGTGGATAACTGAAGGTATGAGTAGCTCCACGGATTTGGAACAGATCGAGTCCCGCATTGTCGAATTGGTGAAGGATTTCGTCACGCCGCATGCCGACGATGCGGTGGCTTCCTCCTGCAAAGACGTCGCCGATGCGGTGGCCCGTCAGGCGGTCACGTCCAGCGAAGGCGGCAAAAGGTTGCGCGCGTTGCTGACGCTGGATTCCTTCCGCGTATTCGCCGCCGATGCCGCTAAGGAGGCCGATTTCGACGCGGTGTTGGATCTGGCCTGCGCGGTTGAGGTGTTCCAGACCGCTGCCTTGGTGCACGACGACATCATTGATGACTCCGATTTGCGCCGCGGCAGGCCGTCCGCGCATCGGGCACTAGCTTCCGGCACGCATAGCGATGCGATAGGACGTGGCCTGGGCATCATGTTGGGAGACATGCTCGCGACATCCAGCGTGGATATCGCCAACCGTGCGGCACGTCGCCTGTCACGTTCCGATGATGTGGTCGGCGCGTTTCTGACCATGCATCGCGAGGTGGAGATCGGACAGGTGCTGGATCTTGCCGTGGAGTTGAATCCGCTGGATGATCCCGAGGAACTGGTCCGTGCCTCATTGAACGTGTTCCGTTGGAAGACCGCCAGTTATACCACCATCGCCCCTTTGGAATTCGGCATGCTCGCCGCAGGATTGGATGCCTCCGCCGCTCGCGACCTTGCCATGTCGATCGGCCTGCCGTTAGGTCTGGCGTTCCAGCTTGCGGACGATTTGCTGGACGTGATCGGCTCAAGTCTCAACACCGGCAAGCCTGTCGGCGGAGACATTCGTGAGGGCAAGCGTACCGTATTGCTGGCCGACGCCCTCAGCGGCGCCGACGAGCCGGAACGTGCGGAGCTTATCGGCATGTGGGAAGCGCCATCCCGCTGCGAGGAACAGGTGAGACGGGCCATCACGCTGTTTGCGTCAACAGGAGCCATCGAACGTTCCCATGGTCGGATTCGTAATCTATGGAACGCCTCGAAAAGCATCATCGACGCGTTGGACGTGCCAGATGACCGCAAGGAGTTGCTGATCAGGGCCTGTGCGCGGTTCGTGCCGACCGTCGTCTAGGAGAGGCGGCGGCAACACTCCCCCATGTTCTCGTTGCGGAATCCGCGAAAGCCTGCTTGTAGACTGAGGTGAGGATACCGCTTGTCGAGAGATTTTCAGAAGGAACCATACGGATCAACCATGAGTGAGGCTTCACACGCACCCGAAGGGCAAGTCATCGAAGGCCGCTATCGGGTCGTCAGCAAAATCGCCGAAGGCGGCATGGCCACGGTGTATCAGGCCATGGACGAGCGTCTGGAGCGCACCGTCGCCATCAAGATCATGCACACCCAATTGGCGCAGGGCCCCCATCGCGATCAGTTCGTACAACGGTTCCACCGCGAGGCCAAGTCGGCGGCCGCCATCGCCAACCCTCATATCGTACAGGTGTATGATACCGGCGAATTCAATGGTCTGGACTATCTCGTCATGGAGTACGTGCATGGCGTGAACTTACGGTACGAAATGAACCAGCAGGGCACGTTCAGCGTACGCGAGACACTACGCGTCGTGGGCGAAACACTGGATGGCCTTGCCTCGGCCCACCGTGCCGGCGTGGTGCATCGTGACATCAAGCCGGAGAATATCCTGCTCAACGATCGCGGGCATGTGCAGATCACCGATTTCGGTCTGGCGAAGGCCGCCTCGCAGGCCACGTTGTCTTCGACGGGGATGTTGCTTGGTACGGCGGCCTATCTGGCACCGGAAATGATTGAAAACAATCAGGCCACCCCTCAAGGCGATCTGTATTCCGTAGGCATCATGGCATGGGAAATGTTGACCGGAGAGGTGCCGTTCACTGCGGATAATCCGGTGACGCTCGTATTCAAGCATGTGCATGAGGATGTACCGTCCGTGTCCACAAAGTGCCCCGGCATCAATGCGGATGTGGCCGCGTTCATAGCGCATATCGCCGCCCGATCCGTCGATGCGCGCCCTGCCGACGCCTCCGTGGCGTTGCAAGAGCTGCAACGACTGCAGTCCAAACTGTCGATTGAGGATTGGCAATATCGTTTGCCCCCTTCCACCGACGTGACTGGCCCCGATGACGCCACTGCGCCCATGATTTCGCCGATTCCCGAACCACCAGCACCTCCGACGAAGACCACCGTCATGTCGCCGGACGCCACCACGCAACTGCCACCATCACTGGCGTTCCTGCAGGAGAACGCTCCACGGCGGACACCCGACGCCACGCAGGTAATCGGAACAGGTACGGGCAACGGCGGTGCCGCGCCGTCTTTCACCGGGCAGCGGACACCAAGCGAGAATGGCGAGGTCAAGGAGCAACGCAACAAATCGCATGGACCGCTCATCGCAGCCGCAGTCGCGGCGCTGCTGGTAATCGGCGGAATCGGCGGCGGTTGGGCATGGTGGTATTACCGTGGTCCCGGTAGCTACTGGACCATGCCGACCCCCACGGGAATCCAATGCGCAACCGGACAGACTTGCCGCATCACCAATACTTCATGGAGCGAATACGAACGGCTGCTGAAGGTCGCCAACATTCCATACTCGACCAGCAAAGCCTATGACGACACCATCGCCAAAGGCAACATCATCTCCACCGATCCGGCGAACGTGCTCGACCATGTCAGCAAGAGGAACGGTCAGAAGGTGAAAATCGTGATTTCCCAAGGAGTGAAGCAGGCGACCGTGCCCGCCGATATTCTCGATGCGACCAGTGCGAACGGCAAAGATCCGATCAATGCGCTAAAAAAGGCCGGCTTCGATGACATCGAACAAACCGCCGCCTCCGACGACGATTATTCGATGGACGTGCCGCAAGGCGCATTGCTGAGCATCAGCGTCGATCCGGGCGCGACGTTGCCTCATAACACGAAGATTTCGGTTACGCTCTCACAGGGTCCGAAGCCCGTGACCATGCCGGATATCGTCGGCAAGACGCAGGATGAGGCGCAACAGGCACTGGATGAGCTCAAGCTCACTGCGAACTGGACTGAACAGTTCGATGACAAGATTCCCCAAGGGCAAGTGATTTCAGCTTCCGCCAAGTCCGGTGACGCCCTGCATTGGGGAGATGAGGTGGATGTGGTCGTTTCGAAGGGTCCGGAAACGGTGACCCTGCCGAATTATGTGGGCCAAAAGGCATCCGAAGCAAAAAGCGCGCTGGAAAAGCTGGGCTTCAGCGTGAAAATCAGTTCGCAGTTGACCTTGGATTCCAGCCAGGACAAGAAAGTGGCCTCACAGGATCCGGTCGGCGGCACTGAGGTTCGTTTGCGCCAGGAGGACGGCACGCCGACCACCGTCACCCTGAAAATGTACTCATCCCTGTTCTAAGTCATCTTCCGGGTTCCCACCTGCGGGAACCCGGAAGGAATCAGGCCTCTTCCTTGGCTTTGAGTTGCTCCTTGATCTTCTGCGCGTACTCATCTACGTATTCCTGACCGCTCATCTTCTGGATCTCCATGGTCACGCGATCGGTCAAGGAACGCAGATCGTCATGAGTGATCTGGTCCGCCGGCTTCTTTTCGACTTCGATCGGCTTGCCGTAAATCACCGCGGTCTTGCCCTTGCCCGGAATGACCTGGCCGGGCACCTGCAACTCACGTGAACCGATGATGGCCGTCGGGATGATCGGACAGCCGGTCTCATATGCCAGTCGTGCGGCACCGGTGTGCCCCTTGTACAGTCGTCCATCGGGGCTGCGTGTGCCCTCGATATGGATGCCGAACAGGTGTCCGTCCTCGAGAATCTCACGGGCATGATTCAACGCGCCGAGCGACTTGGAACCGCCGGAACGATCCACCGGGAACACGCCGACGGAGGTGAACCACCACTTCTTGAACCGGCCCTTGATGCCTTTGCCCTCGAAGTACTCGGCCTTACCCATGAAGTGAATCATGCGTGGGCTGGTCAACGGCAGCAGTGCGTCGTCGATGACGGCAAGATGGTTGGCCGCAATGATGGCGCCGCCCTCGTGCGGAATATGCTCAAGCCCTTTGGCGGTCGGCCCCAAGCGATGGATGGCGATCGGTCCCAGGCCTTTCACGAAAAACCAGTAGAGCATTCTTCACGATCCTCCCAGCGGATTGGCCTCCGCTTGATTAGAGTTATAGGTATGACTGACCTCAACAATAGCAATGCCGACGAAGAACACCCAAACGCCACGTCGAATGATGGCGCCGATGACCTTGACGCCGCCTGGGCCGAATTCACCCAATCCCACGCCGACGATCTGAAGGCCGTGGAGCAGTCACGCAACGCCAAACGCTTCGAGAAGCATGCGCAACGCCGCGAGAAGGAGGCGTTGCTATCGATCAACGACCTCGATCACGGCACGTTCACCGACGATATCCCGCAAGGCCGTGGACCTCGTGATTTCACCGGCTCAAGCTGGCTTGACACAGATAATGTCATGGACCGTTATGGCGATGATTTCGTGCCGCCGAACCCGAAGATCGGTCACGTCAAACCATCGAAGCTGGTGTTCTGGGCATTGCTGGTCGTCGGCGTGGCCGGCATCATCCTCTCGGTATTCGTGCCGGCATTGGCCGCGATTCTGGGATCGATCTTCGGCGTGTGCGCGCTGGTCGGCGCCGCAGGCTTGATTGCGCAGCACAAGGGACATGCACAGACGCGCACTGACCCCTTTGACGATGGTGCACGCGTATAGGTACATACAGTTAGTGGCTGTTGGTTGCGAGTAACGGGTCATTACTCGCAACCAACAGCCACTAACCGGCCATCTTCAGGCTTCCAACTGCGAACAACGGGCTACTACTCGCAACCAAAGACCTCAAAGAGGCAATTTTAAGGCTCTTGATTGCGAGCATTCCCGGCGTACTGGCAGGTTCAGGCCTTCATTGCCTGAGCGGCGGTAATCCACTTGTCGAGCAGGGCCGTGGCATTGCCGGAATCGACCGTCTCCTCGGCGATGGCGTAAGCCACCTTGAAGCGTTCGGTCAGATTGGCGTCAGCCGGCACCAGATGACCGTCGGCCACGATGGCGGATGCCGCGTTCAACAGTGCGGTGGTGCGGAACGGCACATCCTTACCGGCGAAGAAGTCGCAGGCGAGCTGGGCGTTCAGTGCCGGCTCACCGCCCTTGAGGTCCTCGACGGTCACCTTGGCGAGACCGAGTTCCACGGTCGGGTCGAATTCGGTCTCGGTAACCTCGCCATCCTTGAATTCCCAAACGGATACCGGACCGGTCGGAGCCATCTCGTCAAGGCCTTCGCTGGAGGTGTAGACCATGCCGGTTTGCCCGTTGGCCGCATAGACGGCGGCCATGACCGGGCTCATCGCACGATTGGCACAACCGACGGCCATATGCTTCGGGGACGCCGGATTGGTCAGCGGGCCGAGCACGTTGAATACACAGGGCACCCCCAGAGCGGCGCGCACGGGGCCTACGAAACGCATGGCTGGATGGAAGGTGCGTGCGAACGCGAATGCGATGCCGCATTCGTTACCGACTTCAGCAACCTGCTCAGGAGTCAGGTCAAGCGGCAGCCCCAACGCTTCGAAACAGTCGGCGGTGCCGCACTTCGAGGAGGCGGCACGGTTACCATGCTTGACGACCTTCACACCGGAGGCCGCAGCCACCACGGCGCCCATGGAGGACAGATTCACGGTGGCGGCTCCGTCACCGCCGGTACCGACGATATCGGTGGTTTCGCCGTCAATGTTCAGTGGGATGGCATGGTCGACCATGGCCTTGGCCGCACCGCGCACCTCGTCCGTGGTCAGGCCCAGTTGCTGCTGGGTGGCGAGTACCGCACCCACTGCGGCCGGATCGGCGTTGCCATTCATCAGGTCATCAACGAACCACTCGGACTCCTCCGCGCTTAAGTGGTCCCCTCCGACCAGCTTGGTGAGGATCGACTTCCATGTGATTTCGGCCATGATGCCCTCCTTGGCGTTTCGGCGCGCCAGCGATGTATACGTAACGCCGCCAATTCTATCGATTCCAGATTTCCACACCACCCCTCGTCCATATCACGAACAAGGCAAGAGCTCCCACGGGTGCGAGTGCCAGACGTAAAGCTGACGACTCATACCAATGGGAGCTCCGTTAGGTCAGCGAGACCTGTCTATCCAAGGCATTGTGATGCCCGTTTGAGATGCGCCTTCCGTCACTGCTCGTTCTGGCCGTGGCACATCTTGTACTTGCGACCGGAACCGCACGGGCACTGGGCGTTCTTACCGGTTCCCGGGAAGGTACGGCCATCGGCCCATGGTGAGCGCAATTCCTCACTCTTCGGACGCTTGTTGGCCGGAACCTTGCCTTCGGCGTGGCTAATCGGCTGCATGCCGACGATGCCCGGCTCGGCCTTATGCTCTTCAGCAAGCTCGTCAATGGCGGCCTTTTCGGCTTCGTCATCGGTCTCCGGCTCAGCGGGAGCGGACTGTCCGGTGGGCTCTGCCTCGCCTTCAAGCCCCATCACGGCTTCGGCTGCGTTCACGGCCTCGTCCTCATCGGATTCGGTTTCAGTGTCCTCGGTGACGGCCACACGTTCGATATCCACGTGGAACAGCAGCTGGATGGATTCCTCCTTGATGGCCTCGATCATGGAGTTGTACATCTGGTAGCCTTCGCGCTGGTATTCGACCAGCGGGTCGCGCTGGCCCATGCCACGCAGACCGATGCCGTCCTTGAGGTAGTCCAT encodes:
- a CDS encoding RNA polymerase sigma factor; translation: MATKETTASTEQADLTDKTTSTKKAPSRKASTKKAADKKTPATKTPRKTTAKKKAPAKRQEEPIEDEDTLDGEEDQVDEADLDDFDDDLDDVDAEDDEADLDEDEESEPEDDEDEDDEERKKPEEPKEKGAFVVRDDDDDDNLTPSGNPKRRVIAAGATADPVKDYLKQIGRVSLLNAEQEVDLSERIEAGLYAQHLLDTEASQMDFKRRRELKWAANDGKKAKDHLLEANLRLVVSLAKRYTGRGMLFLDLIQEGNLGLIRAVEKFDWKKGFKFSTYATWWIRQAITRAMADQARTIRVPVHMVEVINKLSRVQRQMLQDLGREPTPDELARELDMPVEKVQEVQKYGREPISLHTPLGEDGDSEFGDLIEDTDAIAPSDAVAFSLLQEQFKQVLETLSPREAGVIKMRYGLEDGQPKTLDDIGRVYGVTRERIRQIESKTMSKLRHPSRSQTLRDFLDQ
- a CDS encoding DUF4192 domain-containing protein, translated to MCDAIRMYLREPLDHWMETLRCGGDLGRADMAALAVGMSRTLAIRDALLISIIIDEERCPREFLLDFASRPMLPRNARRLEELLSASFHDAATHPDMARCGRGIGMLLDIIAMVPESYHVQPLAVTSYVLWWLGDDRAMPCAMRALAIDEGCSLAAIVCSAVHRHVGPAWIGETIGDTP
- a CDS encoding polyprenyl synthetase family protein; amino-acid sequence: MSSSTDLEQIESRIVELVKDFVTPHADDAVASSCKDVADAVARQAVTSSEGGKRLRALLTLDSFRVFAADAAKEADFDAVLDLACAVEVFQTAALVHDDIIDDSDLRRGRPSAHRALASGTHSDAIGRGLGIMLGDMLATSSVDIANRAARRLSRSDDVVGAFLTMHREVEIGQVLDLAVELNPLDDPEELVRASLNVFRWKTASYTTIAPLEFGMLAAGLDASAARDLAMSIGLPLGLAFQLADDLLDVIGSSLNTGKPVGGDIREGKRTVLLADALSGADEPERAELIGMWEAPSRCEEQVRRAITLFASTGAIERSHGRIRNLWNASKSIIDALDVPDDRKELLIRACARFVPTVV
- a CDS encoding Stk1 family PASTA domain-containing Ser/Thr kinase, giving the protein MSEASHAPEGQVIEGRYRVVSKIAEGGMATVYQAMDERLERTVAIKIMHTQLAQGPHRDQFVQRFHREAKSAAAIANPHIVQVYDTGEFNGLDYLVMEYVHGVNLRYEMNQQGTFSVRETLRVVGETLDGLASAHRAGVVHRDIKPENILLNDRGHVQITDFGLAKAASQATLSSTGMLLGTAAYLAPEMIENNQATPQGDLYSVGIMAWEMLTGEVPFTADNPVTLVFKHVHEDVPSVSTKCPGINADVAAFIAHIAARSVDARPADASVALQELQRLQSKLSIEDWQYRLPPSTDVTGPDDATAPMISPIPEPPAPPTKTTVMSPDATTQLPPSLAFLQENAPRRTPDATQVIGTGTGNGGAAPSFTGQRTPSENGEVKEQRNKSHGPLIAAAVAALLVIGGIGGGWAWWYYRGPGSYWTMPTPTGIQCATGQTCRITNTSWSEYERLLKVANIPYSTSKAYDDTIAKGNIISTDPANVLDHVSKRNGQKVKIVISQGVKQATVPADILDATSANGKDPINALKKAGFDDIEQTAASDDDYSMDVPQGALLSISVDPGATLPHNTKISVTLSQGPKPVTMPDIVGKTQDEAQQALDELKLTANWTEQFDDKIPQGQVISASAKSGDALHWGDEVDVVVSKGPETVTLPNYVGQKASEAKSALEKLGFSVKISSQLTLDSSQDKKVASQDPVGGTEVRLRQEDGTPTTVTLKMYSSLF